The DNA sequence TCGGGGATTGCTCTGCGGCGCGCGGCGCGATAGTGTTGCGCCACTGTGCGCGAATCCGCCACCCGCCATTCTCCCCTGGCCCGCGCGGCCTGAGCGCCGTTCCGCCACCCGTTTCCGACCTGCGGACTGCCCTGCGCGGCGGGTCCGCTCGCCCCACTGACACACCCGCACTCCCGCCGAGCATGAGCGGCAACCCCAATCCCCCCCGCTGGCCCGCGGCTCCGCTTTCCCGTCGCGGCGCCCTTGCGCGGCTGGGATCGCTGGCCGGCGCCGCCTTGCTGGCCGGCTGTGACAGCAGCCCCACCGAACCAGAGCCGGTGGTGACCGAGCCCGGCGTGCGCGACGTGCGCGCCTACGGCGCAAAGGGGGATGGCACCACCGACGACACCCGCGCCATCCTTTCCGCCCGCAACGCCGCGGGGCCGGGGGGAATGGTCTTTTTTCCGCCGGGCACGTACCTGACGGGCGCGCTGACCATGCTGCCCGGGCAGACGTGGTCGGGCGCCAGCCGCCGCGGAAGCCAGCTCGCGATGATGGAGCGCGGGGCGCGGTCGCTGGTGGCCATGGAGGGAGCGGACTGCACGCTGCGCGACCTGGGGCTTACCACCCGGCACCGGGAACTCCCCGACGCGGCCCAGCACGCCGTGGGGATGACCGGAACCGGCCACCGCGTGCAGTCGTGCTGGATCGACACCGGCTTCTGGTGGGGCGTGTTCATCTACGAGCAGGCCACCAGCTGCGGCGTCGTCGACACCGAAATCGACGGCACGGTGGGCGCGCACTGCGTGGAGATCAACCAGAGCAGCTACTGCTTCGTGGAGCGCTGCCACCTGCGCAACAGCCTGCACAACGGCGTGGAGATCTATCCGCAGGCCGAAGACGGCTGCTACGGCATCCGCGTCGTGGGCAACCGGCTGGAGAACTGCGTCGGCGCGGGCATCGCCATGTTCGGCGGGCACGGGTGCCTGCTGGACGGAAACTCGGTGGTGGGCAACCAGACGCACGGCATTCTGATGGACGCGGTGGAGCCGCGCCGCCCCGAGCTGTACCCCGCCACCGACAACCGCGTCACCAACAACCTGATCCTGAACTCCGGGGTGGACTCCGGCGGCTTCGGCCTGTGGATGGTGAACACCACGGCCACGCTGGTGCAGGGCAACACCGTGTCCGGCTCCGGCAACGGCGGGATCTACGCGGGCTCCAGCCTGCACTCCCTCATCGCCAACAACTGCACGCTCAACGGCCGCACCGGGATCGTGGTGAACGACTTCGTGACCGGCGTCACCATCATGGGCAACCAGTGCAACGACAACAGCGCGCTGGGGCCGGAGTTCGGCCACGGCATCTCGGTGGCGGGGTCCGCGCACACCGTCACCGGCAACGTGTGCTCCGACACACGCCCGGTGAAGCTGCAGGAGTACGGGATGGTGCTCAGCTGCAGTGACAGCGTGGTGACGGGAAACGTGCTGTCGGGCAACGTGCGGGGCGGGCTGTTCGATGGCGGGCAGGACAACGTCACCGTGGGGAACACCGGGTGATGCGCCCGCGGCGCCGCACGCGCGGGGGACGGCGGGGGCTTCTGGCGTGCGCCGCGCTGCTGTGCGCGTGCGGCGAGCCCACCACGCCGCCGGTTCCGGCCGCGCTGCCCATCGTCTTTGAGCTGGTGCGTCCCGGATCGCTCTACCGCCAGCTTTTTCGCACCACCGGCGACGGCGCGGCGGACGTGCTGCTGACCGGGGTGGGCGCGGCCCCGTCGCAGGCGGCGTGGTCGCCGGACGGCTTGCGCCTGGCGTTCAGCAGCCCGCCGCTGGACCAGCCGCTGCAGCCTTCGCGGCAGATCTACGTGCAGGACCTGGCGGGCTCCCCCGCGGTGCAGGTGACGGACGCGGCGTACGGGGCGCGGTTCCCCACGTGGGCGCCGGACGGGGCGCGCATCGCCTTCGTGGGCGGGGCGGGTGCGTTCAGCACCAGCGTGTGGATCACGGCCGTGGGCGAGGGCGCGCCGCGGCGGCTGCCCAACACGCTGAACGCGGAGACCAGCGCCATCTCCTGGTCGCCGGACGGGGAGTGGATCGCCTTTTCCATGGGCACCAGCCTGTTCCTGACCGACACCACCGGCGAGCGCACCGTGCGCCTCACCGCGCCGCGCCCCTGCGGCGACCGGGAGCCCGCGTGGTCGCCGGACGGCGCGCGCATCGCGTTCGCGTCGTGCGAGCTGGGGTCCAGCGCGGCGGACGTGGCCAGCCGGTCCGTGGTGGTCATGAACGCGGACGGCTCCGGGCGGCGCACGGTGACGCCGGACTCACTGCACGCGTACACGCCCACGTGGTCGGCGGATGGGGGATACCTGGCCTTTTCCGCCACGCGGCGCGGTGCCGGGCGGACGGACCTGTACGTGATCCCCGCGGCGGGCGGCGCGCCGGTGAACATCAGCCTGCACGGCGAGGGCGACAGCTTCTTTCCGCGCTGGAGCCCCGTCATCCCCGCCACGCCGGTTCCGTAGTCCGCGTCGCGGATGGCCGATCGCCGCCGTTCTCGATCGACCGTCGATCGTGGAGCATCGATCAGCAATCATTGATCGGCAATCATCGACCAGGATGGAGAAGAGGCCGCGCTCGTGTGAGTGCGGCCTCTTTTTTCTCGTCATCCACGATTTCGGAGGTGGGACCATCGGACCCGGTTCTGCTTCGGACGGTTTGCTCAACGCCGGCCGGGGAGGCCCCTCCCCCGGCCCCTCCCCGTGCAAACTGCCGCACGGAGAGGGGAGAACTCACACCGGAAACCACGTATTTCGTGAGGTGCGGGCTCACGGCTGGCCGTGACGGCTCCGCGGGTTGGTGCGGCGAGTTCTCATGCGCTCACGCACCTCAGGCCGTGGTTCGGCGGCGTGTGATGAGGCATGATGGGTCGGGGGCCAAGGCATGGCGCTGCGGCTCGGATGCGGGGCTCCGGCCGCTACCGGAGCAGCGGATACGGGTTCTGGTTGACGCCGCCCCAGTACTTCCGCGGGTCCGCCGTGGTGGACACCTCGAAGTGCAGATGATAGTTGCCCGGTCCCGCATCCCCCGTGTTGCCGACGTAGCCAAGCACGTCACCGCGGCGCAGCGCCCGGCCTTCCACCATCCGCGGCGCGTAGCGGTCCAGGTGCGCGTAGTAGTAGATGGTGCGCTGGTCGGGCGCCAGCTGGTACAGCGTAATGCCGCCGCGCTCGCTCTGAAAGCGCTTCATCACCACCCCATCAGCGGCCGCCACCACCGGCGTTCCGCGCGGCGCCATGATGTCGATGGCGTCATGCCGGCGGCCCTGCCCGCGCGACTGGTCGTAGGTGTTCACCAGATCCGCCGCCTTCACGCCCTGCACGGGAATCAGCAGCCGGGCGGTGCTCGCGACGGCCGCGGGCGCCAGCGGCTCCGCCTCCAGAGCGGCGACGGGCGGCGCGGCAGCGGGAGGCACCGCCGGTGCGGCCGGAGCGACGACGGCGGGAGGCGGCACGATCGGCGGCGCGGCGGCGATCAGCGGGGGCGCGTGCGGGGCGACGGCCGGCGCCGGTGCCCAGCCGAGCGCGACGTTCACGCGCCCGAACAGTTCCGGCACGGCCCATCCCGCGGCCATCACCGCCGCGAGCATGCAGAGCGCGCCGAGCGTGAACGGGATCAGGAACCGGGAGCTTCGCATCGGGGCATCGTCCTCACACTAGAACCGCCGGCAAGCTTCCCGGCCGGCCCGGCGCGTTCACGCCGGGCCCCATCGCACTCCATCGTCGGTGGACGGACTGACTTCCCCGCCCCACCGGCGTCATGGGCGAGGACCGGCGGTGGACGCGGATTATTGAACAGTTGGTAAATGAAAGGTAGTGCCCCGTCTCCGGATCACCAAGAAACTTCGTGGACGAGGGGAGCGCGCGTCGCGCCGGAGCCGGGCGCCTGGAGTGGCGGCTGGGCGGGCCCCCCGTCGATCGATCGGGAGGATGAGACTGGCGGCGGACGCACGTTCCGCCATCGACCGGACGAGGGATGCTTGACCGGATACATACATTTGCAACCGGCAGATCCGCTGGCGCGCCGGTTGCTCGG is a window from the Longimicrobium terrae genome containing:
- a CDS encoding M23 family metallopeptidase → MRSSRFLIPFTLGALCMLAAVMAAGWAVPELFGRVNVALGWAPAPAVAPHAPPLIAAAPPIVPPPAVVAPAAPAVPPAAAPPVAALEAEPLAPAAVASTARLLIPVQGVKAADLVNTYDQSRGQGRRHDAIDIMAPRGTPVVAAADGVVMKRFQSERGGITLYQLAPDQRTIYYYAHLDRYAPRMVEGRALRRGDVLGYVGNTGDAGPGNYHLHFEVSTTADPRKYWGGVNQNPYPLLR
- a CDS encoding right-handed parallel beta-helix repeat-containing protein, translating into MSGNPNPPRWPAAPLSRRGALARLGSLAGAALLAGCDSSPTEPEPVVTEPGVRDVRAYGAKGDGTTDDTRAILSARNAAGPGGMVFFPPGTYLTGALTMLPGQTWSGASRRGSQLAMMERGARSLVAMEGADCTLRDLGLTTRHRELPDAAQHAVGMTGTGHRVQSCWIDTGFWWGVFIYEQATSCGVVDTEIDGTVGAHCVEINQSSYCFVERCHLRNSLHNGVEIYPQAEDGCYGIRVVGNRLENCVGAGIAMFGGHGCLLDGNSVVGNQTHGILMDAVEPRRPELYPATDNRVTNNLILNSGVDSGGFGLWMVNTTATLVQGNTVSGSGNGGIYAGSSLHSLIANNCTLNGRTGIVVNDFVTGVTIMGNQCNDNSALGPEFGHGISVAGSAHTVTGNVCSDTRPVKLQEYGMVLSCSDSVVTGNVLSGNVRGGLFDGGQDNVTVGNTG
- a CDS encoding PD40 domain-containing protein produces the protein MRPRRRTRGGRRGLLACAALLCACGEPTTPPVPAALPIVFELVRPGSLYRQLFRTTGDGAADVLLTGVGAAPSQAAWSPDGLRLAFSSPPLDQPLQPSRQIYVQDLAGSPAVQVTDAAYGARFPTWAPDGARIAFVGGAGAFSTSVWITAVGEGAPRRLPNTLNAETSAISWSPDGEWIAFSMGTSLFLTDTTGERTVRLTAPRPCGDREPAWSPDGARIAFASCELGSSAADVASRSVVVMNADGSGRRTVTPDSLHAYTPTWSADGGYLAFSATRRGAGRTDLYVIPAAGGAPVNISLHGEGDSFFPRWSPVIPATPVP